In Oleiharenicola lentus, the following are encoded in one genomic region:
- a CDS encoding ExeM/NucH family extracellular endonuclease, producing the protein MAASLATLLFALPLSLSAQVSLTGAYAQDFNTATPAAMPGGWLFAEAGTNANATISSGTGSSNAGDTYLLGTAGEWAFGGLQSGSLIPTVGAGFTNNTGATVTELQISYTGETWRVGATNRSDRLDFQYSVDASSLTTGTWTDVNALDYANPGQPATGSGTQQHSAVVAANITGLSIPDGATFYLRWTDFNAAGADDAMGVDSFSITPVGGGAVAPTVTDEPDSVIVAAGETAIFSVAASGTAPLAYQWRKDGNPLSDVGNVSGATTATLTLTNVQAADQADYSVFISNAAGDATSVAATLTVVVPVAPAVTTPPVSQTVLAGGSVTFNVAATGTAPLSYQWNKNGFPIGSATGSSLTLTNVQAGDAGNYTVTVTNSAGNDTSAPAVLTVIVPDLYWNLAVANFSQDWSTTTLITANDNWSAVPSVIGYLGQDITTGTGTNPQALTGTSGVANDVDVIANHANPNGLSSGGVAEFDGIANPTIALQGSGTADAPHLVIHLDTRGRTNVSVATNLRDLDGSNDNAAQPVALQYRVGDIGPFTNVPEAFVPDATQGPALNGLVTPVLATLPAEVDNQAKVQVRFLTTNAVGNDEWVGIDDIVVSSVSDGIARIFASPTGGDTLVQEAGLTTDTYTLRLNTVPAGPVTVRASADGQTLVSSDGLIFGPTADIVLSDLQPRLVQVQAADDTVNEAATHFSVISHAIVASGDAAYPAALTLPSLTAGVVDDDGGTGVTRIHVIQGSGPVSPLVGYQVTINGVVTGFFTGALGTRDGFFVQELDANADSDPATSEGVYVFLGSSSPLAATAAALNVGDVVTVTGKATEFNSLTEVDSVVAIGVDGTAALPAAMSVTLPLPASGHLERYEGMRISLPQTLTVTDNYDLGRFGQVILANGRLFQPTNIVAPGAPAQARLAANRLNQILLDDGTSRSNPDPTPYLFDDGLGATLRTGDTTTGASGVLTYQFGAFMLQPDSAPVFSRANARTAAPPAVGGALKVTIGNVLNLFNGDGAGGGFPTSRGATNFEEYQRQLAKTVAAILAQAPDIMGLTEVENDGFGPTSALAQLVAALNAAAPAGTTYAYVDAAAVNIVTDVIHCAFIYRLETVETVGAPAMLSSPYFNNHARNPLAQTFREKATGAVLTVSINHFRAKASVSSMSDGIVPNPNIDQGDGQGANNWLRTREAEALAAWLATDPTGSGDPDFLIIGDLNAYAQEDPITALKGAGYVNLTELYEGAEGYSYAFDGAFGHLDHALASPSLAAQVTGAATWHVNSDEPIYYDYNTEDKSPAQQAINTGTPYRYSDHDPVLVGLNLTAAPTIVTGPAAQTVTVGDSVTFSVEVIGYPAPTYQWRRNGVDLPGADGASYTIANPVTADAGSYDVVITNSAGSTTSGAVQLTVNPAPANLTLSGLTQTYDGTPRVVTAATVPAGLPVVITYDGSLTPPVNPGVYPVTATINHPDYTGSLSDSLVVSITALVRHAPVLNGGLDGSVQVLLPESVTLNGSAWVSGDLLVPGTPTVRLNGQPAYGGTVDGSGAAAPSDHTITLNGGAVLRHVVRRTDALTLPVVVAPPAPTGTRNVSIHSAGQTPGDFATLRNLTLNGNAGELAVPPGTYGSFTANGSSRFVFGVAGGTEPVVYNLQGLTLNGSSRLVIVGPVMLNLANGISLNGSAGDPLHPEWLELNLAAGGLTLNGNVALSGYVTAPSGTVTVNGNSTLTGGVIADRLTVNGNGTLVQPSE; encoded by the coding sequence GTGGCCGCTTCACTTGCCACCCTTTTGTTCGCCCTCCCGTTGTCGTTGTCGGCGCAGGTATCGCTGACCGGCGCCTATGCTCAGGATTTCAACACCGCCACCCCGGCTGCCATGCCCGGCGGCTGGTTGTTTGCGGAGGCTGGCACCAACGCCAACGCCACGATTTCCAGCGGCACCGGGTCCAGCAACGCCGGCGACACCTATCTGCTCGGCACGGCGGGGGAGTGGGCCTTCGGCGGCCTGCAAAGCGGCTCGCTGATTCCGACGGTCGGCGCGGGGTTCACCAATAACACCGGGGCCACGGTGACCGAACTGCAGATCAGCTACACGGGCGAGACTTGGCGCGTGGGTGCCACCAATCGCTCCGACCGGCTCGATTTTCAATACAGCGTGGATGCATCTTCGCTCACGACGGGCACCTGGACGGACGTCAACGCCCTCGATTACGCCAACCCCGGCCAGCCCGCCACGGGCAGCGGCACCCAGCAGCACTCGGCGGTAGTGGCTGCGAACATCACCGGTCTCTCCATTCCGGACGGCGCGACCTTTTACCTGCGCTGGACTGATTTCAACGCCGCCGGAGCCGACGATGCCATGGGCGTGGACAGTTTCTCCATCACGCCCGTGGGCGGTGGGGCCGTTGCGCCGACGGTCACGGATGAGCCCGACAGCGTGATCGTGGCGGCGGGCGAAACCGCGATTTTCAGCGTCGCTGCGTCTGGAACCGCGCCGCTGGCCTACCAGTGGCGCAAGGATGGCAACCCGCTCAGCGATGTCGGCAATGTCTCCGGCGCCACGACTGCGACCCTCACGCTCACCAATGTGCAGGCCGCCGATCAAGCCGACTATTCGGTGTTCATCAGCAACGCCGCGGGCGATGCGACCAGCGTCGCGGCCACCCTCACGGTGGTCGTGCCCGTCGCGCCGGCCGTCACCACGCCGCCCGTTTCGCAGACGGTCCTCGCCGGAGGCAGCGTGACCTTCAACGTCGCCGCGACCGGCACCGCACCGCTGTCCTATCAGTGGAACAAGAACGGCTTCCCCATCGGCAGCGCGACCGGCTCCAGCCTGACGCTCACCAACGTGCAGGCCGGCGATGCCGGCAACTACACGGTCACGGTCACGAATTCCGCCGGCAACGACACCAGCGCGCCCGCGGTGCTCACGGTCATTGTGCCTGATCTCTATTGGAATCTGGCCGTCGCGAATTTCAGCCAAGATTGGTCCACCACCACGCTCATCACGGCCAACGACAACTGGTCGGCCGTGCCCTCGGTCATCGGTTACCTCGGTCAGGACATCACCACCGGCACGGGCACGAACCCGCAGGCGCTCACCGGCACGAGCGGCGTCGCCAACGACGTGGATGTGATCGCCAACCACGCCAATCCGAACGGTCTGAGCAGCGGCGGCGTCGCCGAATTCGACGGCATCGCCAATCCCACCATCGCGCTCCAAGGCTCGGGCACGGCTGATGCGCCGCACCTCGTCATCCACCTCGACACCCGTGGTCGCACGAATGTGAGCGTCGCCACCAACCTGCGCGACCTCGACGGCTCCAACGACAACGCCGCGCAGCCCGTCGCACTTCAGTATCGGGTCGGTGACATTGGGCCGTTCACCAACGTGCCCGAGGCCTTCGTGCCCGATGCCACGCAGGGCCCGGCGCTCAACGGCCTGGTTACCCCCGTGTTGGCGACGCTGCCGGCCGAGGTGGACAACCAGGCGAAGGTGCAGGTGCGTTTCTTGACCACCAACGCCGTCGGCAACGACGAGTGGGTGGGTATCGACGATATCGTCGTGTCCAGCGTCTCCGATGGCATCGCGCGGATCTTTGCCTCGCCGACGGGCGGCGACACGCTCGTGCAGGAGGCTGGCCTGACCACTGACACCTACACGCTGCGCCTCAACACCGTGCCCGCCGGTCCGGTCACCGTGCGCGCCAGCGCTGACGGCCAGACTCTGGTCAGCTCCGACGGCCTGATCTTCGGCCCGACGGCGGACATCGTGTTGAGCGACCTTCAACCCAGGCTCGTGCAGGTGCAGGCCGCGGACGACACCGTCAACGAGGCCGCCACGCACTTCAGCGTCATCAGCCACGCCATCGTGGCCTCCGGCGATGCCGCCTACCCGGCCGCCCTCACGCTTCCATCCCTCACCGCCGGCGTCGTGGATGACGACGGCGGCACCGGCGTGACCCGCATTCATGTGATCCAGGGCAGCGGCCCGGTCAGCCCGCTCGTCGGTTATCAGGTCACGATCAACGGCGTGGTGACCGGGTTCTTCACGGGCGCGCTCGGCACCCGCGACGGGTTCTTCGTGCAGGAACTCGACGCCAACGCCGACTCCGATCCGGCCACCTCCGAGGGCGTCTATGTGTTCCTCGGTTCCAGTTCGCCGCTGGCCGCCACGGCCGCCGCGCTGAACGTCGGCGATGTGGTCACGGTCACGGGCAAGGCCACGGAATTCAACAGCCTCACCGAAGTGGATTCGGTCGTGGCCATCGGTGTGGACGGCACGGCGGCGTTGCCCGCCGCAATGTCGGTCACGTTGCCGTTGCCCGCGTCGGGTCACCTGGAGCGCTACGAAGGCATGCGCATCAGCCTGCCGCAGACGCTCACGGTCACCGACAACTACGATCTCGGCCGCTTCGGCCAGGTGATTCTTGCCAATGGCCGGCTCTTCCAGCCCACCAACATCGTGGCACCCGGCGCGCCGGCGCAGGCCCGGCTCGCGGCCAACCGTCTCAACCAGATCCTGCTCGACGACGGCACCTCGCGCTCAAATCCGGACCCGACGCCCTACCTCTTCGACGACGGCTTGGGGGCGACGCTCCGCACGGGCGACACCACCACAGGTGCGAGCGGCGTGCTCACCTATCAGTTCGGAGCGTTCATGCTCCAGCCGGACTCAGCGCCGGTCTTCAGCCGCGCCAACGCCCGGACCGCGGCGCCGCCGGCGGTCGGCGGTGCGTTGAAAGTCACGATCGGCAACGTGTTGAACCTCTTCAACGGTGACGGAGCCGGCGGCGGTTTCCCGACCAGCCGCGGAGCCACCAACTTTGAGGAATACCAGCGTCAGCTCGCCAAGACCGTGGCCGCCATCCTGGCGCAGGCGCCCGACATCATGGGCCTGACCGAGGTGGAGAACGACGGCTTCGGCCCGACCAGCGCGCTCGCGCAGCTGGTGGCGGCGCTCAACGCCGCCGCCCCCGCGGGCACGACCTACGCCTACGTTGATGCCGCGGCGGTGAACATCGTCACCGACGTTATCCACTGCGCGTTCATCTACCGCCTGGAAACGGTCGAGACGGTCGGCGCCCCGGCGATGCTGAGCAGTCCCTACTTCAACAACCACGCGCGCAATCCGCTCGCGCAGACCTTCCGCGAAAAGGCGACCGGCGCCGTGCTCACGGTTTCGATCAACCACTTCCGCGCCAAGGCCAGCGTCTCGAGCATGAGCGACGGCATCGTGCCCAACCCCAACATCGACCAGGGCGACGGTCAGGGCGCCAACAACTGGCTCCGCACGCGCGAAGCCGAGGCGCTCGCGGCCTGGCTCGCCACCGACCCGACCGGCAGCGGCGATCCGGACTTCCTGATCATCGGCGATCTGAACGCCTACGCGCAGGAAGATCCCATCACCGCGCTCAAGGGCGCCGGCTATGTCAACCTGACCGAGCTCTACGAAGGCGCCGAGGGGTATTCCTACGCGTTTGACGGTGCCTTTGGCCACCTCGACCACGCGCTCGCAAGCCCGAGTCTCGCGGCGCAGGTCACCGGCGCGGCCACCTGGCACGTCAACTCCGACGAGCCGATCTACTACGACTACAACACCGAGGACAAGTCACCCGCGCAACAGGCGATCAACACCGGCACGCCCTACCGCTATTCCGACCACGACCCCGTCCTCGTGGGCCTGAACCTTACGGCGGCTCCGACGATTGTCACCGGGCCTGCGGCGCAGACAGTCACCGTCGGTGACAGCGTGACCTTCAGCGTGGAGGTCATCGGTTATCCCGCGCCGACCTACCAATGGCGCCGCAACGGCGTGGACCTCCCCGGCGCCGACGGGGCGAGCTACACGATCGCCAATCCGGTGACGGCCGACGCCGGCTCCTACGATGTCGTGATCACCAACAGCGCCGGCAGCACGACCAGCGGCGCGGTGCAGCTGACGGTGAACCCGGCGCCGGCCAACCTGACGCTGAGCGGTCTGACCCAGACTTACGACGGCACCCCGCGCGTCGTCACGGCCGCGACGGTTCCGGCCGGACTTCCGGTGGTCATCACCTATGACGGTTCGCTGACGCCGCCGGTCAATCCCGGGGTTTATCCCGTGACCGCGACGATCAATCATCCGGATTACACTGGATCGCTGAGCGATTCGCTGGTGGTGAGCATCACCGCGCTCGTGCGGCACGCGCCGGTGCTCAACGGCGGTCTCGACGGTTCGGTGCAGGTGCTGTTGCCGGAAAGCGTCACGCTGAACGGTAGCGCCTGGGTGTCAGGTGACCTGTTGGTGCCGGGCACGCCGACCGTGCGGCTCAACGGTCAGCCGGCCTATGGCGGCACGGTCGACGGTAGCGGCGCGGCTGCGCCGTCGGACCACACGATCACGCTCAACGGCGGCGCGGTGCTGCGGCATGTCGTCCGTCGCACGGATGCGCTCACGCTGCCCGTGGTCGTCGCTCCGCCGGCTCCCACCGGCACGCGTAACGTCTCGATCCACTCGGCCGGCCAGACTCCGGGTGACTTCGCGACCCTCCGGAACCTCACGTTGAACGGCAACGCGGGCGAGCTGGCGGTGCCACCCGGCACCTACGGCTCGTTTACGGCCAACGGCAGCAGCCGCTTCGTGTTCGGCGTCGCCGGTGGCACCGAGCCCGTGGTTTACAACCTCCAGGGCCTCACGCTCAACGGCAGCAGCCGACTGGTCATCGTCGGCCCGGTCATGCTGAATTTGGCCAACGGCATCTCGCTCAACGGCTCAGCCGGCGACCCGTTGCACCCGGAGTGGCTCGAACTCAACCTCGCCGCGGGCGGTCTGACCTTGAACGGCAACGTCGCCCTCTCCGGCTACGTGACGGCGCCGTCCGGCACCGTCACGGTCAACGGCAACAGCACGCTGACGGGCGGTGTGATCGCCGACCGGCTCACGGTCAACGGCAACGGCACTCTGGTTCAGCCGTCCGAGTGA